The sequence CGATCAATGATTTTACCATAGCGGTCTGGTTTTTAGTCGGAAGTATCTTTTTCTATTTTGAATCATTGAAAACATGGGGTGTCACACTATTTGTCATCGCCAGTGTGCAATTCCTCATCAAACCATCGATCCGCCTCGTGCACGAGTTCTCAGCACGAAAGCATTATGGCAAAGAGTATGATCGGACACAATTATAATCAAAGAAGCAGCTTACTTTCTTTAAGAAGAGT is a genomic window of Gracilibacillus salinarum containing:
- a CDS encoding YrhK family protein, which produces MEERSQHYQHDSSRKNYVDQRMQQHNRFYKNIYHILYTINDFTIAVWFLVGSIFFYFESLKTWGVTLFVIASVQFLIKPSIRLVHEFSARKHYGKEYDRTQL